In Flavobacterium lacustre, a genomic segment contains:
- the uvrB gene encoding excinuclease ABC subunit UvrB translates to MNFQVVSDYQPKGDQPQAIEKLAQGIIDGEKFQTLLGVTGSGKTFTVANVIQEVQRPTLVLAHNKTLAAQLYSEFKQFFPNNAVEYFVSYYDYYQPEAFMPVTGVFIEKDLSINEELEKMRLSTTSSLLSGRRDILVVASVSCLYGIGNPVEFQKNVIAIEKNQVISRTKFLHSLVQSLYARTEADFNAGNFRIKGDIVEVYPSYADDAFRIHFFGDEIEEIESFDVKNAQVIEKFEKLTIYPANMFVTSPDVLQGAIWEIQQDLVKQVDYFKEIGKHLEAKRLEERTNFDLEMIRELGYCSGIENYSRYLDGRQAGTRPFCLLDYFPKDFLMVVDESHVTLSQVHAMYGGDRSRKENLVEYGFRLPAAMDNRPLKFEEFEAMQNQVIYVSATPADYELQKTDGVYVEQVIRPTGLLDPIIEIRPSLNQIDDLIEEIQVRCELDERVLVTTLTKRMAEELAKYLTKVSIRCRYIHSDVDTLERIEIMQDLRKGLFDVLIGVNLLREGLDLPEVSLVAILDADKEGFLRSHRSLTQTIGRAARNLNGKAIMYADKITNSMQKTIDDTNYRRTKQINYNTKYNQVPQALNKKIDSAFTKNPLVEYELGHTLNAAAEPETTYMSKPELEKIIREKRKSMEKAAKDLDFMQAAKLRDDIKRLQGQLT, encoded by the coding sequence ATGAATTTCCAAGTAGTATCCGATTACCAGCCGAAAGGCGACCAACCTCAAGCGATTGAAAAATTAGCTCAAGGGATTATTGATGGAGAAAAATTCCAAACTTTATTAGGGGTTACCGGTTCCGGAAAAACATTTACTGTAGCAAATGTGATTCAGGAAGTGCAAAGACCTACATTGGTTTTGGCACACAATAAAACCCTTGCAGCACAATTATACTCTGAATTCAAACAGTTTTTTCCGAATAATGCCGTAGAATATTTTGTTTCTTACTACGATTATTATCAGCCCGAAGCATTTATGCCCGTAACTGGTGTTTTTATTGAGAAGGATTTATCCATCAATGAAGAACTGGAAAAAATGCGATTGAGCACCACGTCTTCTTTGCTTTCGGGACGTAGAGATATATTGGTTGTGGCTTCTGTTTCCTGTTTGTATGGTATCGGAAATCCGGTTGAATTTCAGAAAAACGTGATTGCAATCGAGAAAAATCAAGTGATTTCCCGAACCAAATTTTTGCACAGTTTGGTCCAAAGTTTATATGCGCGTACCGAAGCTGATTTTAACGCAGGAAATTTTAGAATAAAAGGTGATATTGTAGAAGTTTATCCCAGTTATGCGGATGATGCTTTTAGAATTCATTTCTTTGGAGATGAAATCGAAGAAATTGAAAGTTTTGATGTTAAAAACGCTCAAGTCATCGAAAAATTCGAAAAACTGACTATTTATCCGGCCAATATGTTTGTGACTTCGCCAGATGTTTTACAAGGTGCCATATGGGAAATTCAACAGGATTTAGTGAAACAAGTTGATTATTTCAAGGAAATAGGAAAACATCTGGAAGCAAAACGTTTAGAAGAGCGCACGAATTTCGATTTAGAAATGATACGCGAATTAGGCTATTGCTCTGGTATCGAAAATTATTCGCGTTACCTTGACGGAAGACAAGCCGGAACAAGACCTTTTTGTTTATTGGATTATTTTCCAAAGGACTTTTTGATGGTGGTTGATGAAAGTCACGTAACACTTTCGCAGGTTCACGCCATGTACGGAGGCGACCGAAGCCGAAAAGAAAATTTGGTGGAATATGGTTTCCGACTTCCGGCAGCAATGGACAACCGACCATTGAAATTCGAGGAATTCGAAGCAATGCAAAACCAAGTAATTTATGTTTCGGCAACTCCAGCCGATTACGAATTGCAGAAAACAGATGGTGTTTATGTGGAACAAGTTATTCGGCCAACAGGATTATTAGATCCAATAATTGAAATCCGACCAAGTTTAAATCAAATTGACGATTTGATTGAAGAAATTCAAGTGCGTTGTGAATTAGACGAACGGGTTTTGGTCACCACTTTGACCAAAAGAATGGCCGAAGAATTAGCCAAATATTTGACAAAAGTTTCCATTCGTTGCCGCTACATTCATTCTGATGTGGATACTTTGGAACGAATAGAAATTATGCAGGATTTGCGAAAGGGATTATTTGATGTTTTGATTGGGGTGAATTTATTGCGTGAAGGATTAGATTTACCGGAAGTTTCCTTGGTAGCGATTTTAGATGCTGACAAAGAAGGATTTTTACGAAGCCACCGTTCGCTTACGCAAACAATTGGGCGTGCTGCGAGAAACCTAAATGGAAAAGCGATTATGTATGCAGATAAAATCACCAATAGTATGCAAAAAACCATTGATGACACGAATTATCGCAGAACCAAACAAATCAATTACAACACGAAATACAATCAAGTTCCGCAGGCATTAAATAAAAAAATCGACAGCGCTTTTACCAAAAATCCATTGGTGGAATATGAATTAGGCCACACATTAAATGCCGCAGCTGAACCGGAAACCACTTATATGTCAAAACCGGAATTGGAGAAAATCATACGGGAAAAACGCAAATCTATGGAAAAAGCGGCTAAAGATTTAGACTTTATGCAAGCAGCTAAATTGCGTGATGACATAAAAAGATTACAAGGTCAGCTCACTTAA
- a CDS encoding excinuclease ABC subunit B: MNTFEEKRSLLLEMIAFSTVDGQLHKREYEFLAIVAQELNIEGAVFNDLFHQELPILSIKSEFQRIQQFYRLALLMHSDGVLHLKEAVAIKQIAIDMGLNPLATKRVLKLMKESPSVIIDAEILLNVFQEQHN, encoded by the coding sequence ATGAATACTTTCGAAGAAAAAAGAAGTTTACTTTTAGAGATGATTGCCTTCTCCACAGTCGATGGACAGTTACATAAAAGGGAATATGAGTTTTTGGCAATTGTAGCTCAAGAACTAAATATTGAAGGTGCCGTTTTTAATGATTTATTCCATCAGGAACTACCAATACTCTCTATAAAATCTGAATTTCAAAGAATTCAACAATTTTATCGTTTGGCCTTATTGATGCATTCTGACGGAGTTTTACATCTTAAAGAAGCGGTTGCGATTAAGCAAATTGCAATTGATATGGGATTAAATCCATTAGCAACTAAACGCGTTCTAAAGTTGATGAAGGAATCACCAAGCGTCATTATTGATGCCGAAATTTTATTGAATGTTTTTCAGGAGCAGCACAATTAG
- a CDS encoding thiamine diphosphokinase, whose translation MSSHHIVRDDQEPALIIANGASCQPELLGQLLEWSPLVVVLDSAIERVMELDIKVDVLLGDFDRGFDPEIYQTTQYPIEIVHTPDQNKTDLEKAFDYLIERKIPAVNVIWATGKRADHTITNLTNITRYRNTLKIVILDDHSKVFLLPKKFEKWYTANTPISLIPIGHVTGIHSSNLFYPLKDDTLTIGYRTGSSNHVTNDGIVTIEHDQGDLLLMECMD comes from the coding sequence ATGTCTTCACACCATATTGTTCGCGACGACCAAGAACCCGCTTTAATCATTGCTAACGGAGCCTCATGCCAACCTGAATTATTAGGGCAATTATTAGAATGGTCGCCATTAGTAGTAGTGTTAGATTCCGCCATCGAAAGAGTCATGGAATTAGACATAAAAGTCGATGTGCTTTTGGGAGATTTCGATAGAGGTTTTGACCCCGAAATTTACCAAACCACACAATATCCAATAGAAATTGTTCACACACCGGATCAAAATAAAACCGATTTAGAAAAAGCATTCGATTATTTAATCGAACGAAAAATTCCAGCCGTAAATGTAATTTGGGCCACCGGAAAAAGAGCCGATCACACCATCACGAATTTAACCAATATTACCAGATACCGAAATACATTAAAAATCGTAATCCTCGACGACCATTCAAAAGTGTTTTTATTGCCAAAAAAGTTCGAAAAATGGTACACTGCAAACACACCAATTTCATTAATTCCCATTGGTCATGTAACCGGAATTCATTCCAGTAATTTATTTTATCCGCTAAAGGACGATACTCTAACCATCGGTTACAGAACCGGAAGCAGCAATCATGTTACCAATGACGGTATCGTAACCATCGAGCATGATCAAGGGGATTTGTTGCTGATGGAATGTATGGATTAG
- a CDS encoding alpha/beta hydrolase, with amino-acid sequence MIRQFILFLSLFFLIIVNGKAQQSTASQQVSTFSIAAPELQTTKKIWVYVPMNYENSKNKFSVIYMHDAQNVFDAKTAYSGEWNVDEKLDSLKAQVIVVAIEHGNDKRLEELTPFKNEKYGGGKADNYLEFIVKTLKPQIDKTYRTKPNKKNTIIMGSSLGGLTSFYALLKYPETFGKAGVFSPSFWINRKEIFELAESTKKLKSKIYFLCGDKEGDDDMVRDLNKMEHLVNTKRCYCLNLNEKKIINGGQHNEKLWRDGFVEALLWLGY; translated from the coding sequence ATGATTCGACAATTTATACTATTTCTATCTTTATTTTTTCTGATAATAGTTAATGGTAAAGCACAGCAAAGTACCGCTTCACAACAAGTTTCTACGTTTTCTATTGCCGCTCCCGAACTCCAGACAACCAAGAAAATCTGGGTCTATGTACCTATGAATTACGAAAATTCAAAAAATAAATTCTCCGTGATTTATATGCATGATGCCCAAAATGTATTTGATGCAAAAACAGCATATTCCGGCGAATGGAATGTGGATGAAAAGTTAGACAGTCTAAAGGCGCAGGTAATTGTTGTAGCAATCGAACATGGCAATGACAAACGTTTAGAAGAGTTAACGCCTTTTAAAAATGAAAAATACGGTGGAGGCAAAGCGGATAATTATTTAGAATTTATCGTAAAAACATTAAAACCCCAAATTGATAAAACATACCGAACGAAACCCAATAAGAAAAATACCATTATTATGGGAAGTTCTCTTGGCGGATTAACGTCTTTTTATGCCCTTTTGAAATATCCGGAAACATTTGGAAAAGCTGGTGTTTTTTCGCCTTCTTTCTGGATTAATCGAAAGGAAATTTTTGAATTAGCGGAAAGTACCAAAAAATTGAAATCGAAAATCTATTTTCTTTGCGGCGATAAAGAAGGCGATGACGATATGGTTCGCGATTTAAACAAAATGGAGCATTTGGTAAACACAAAAAGATGTTATTGTTTAAATTTGAATGAGAAAAAAATTATAAACGGCGGGCAGCACAACGAGAAACTTTGGCGGGACGGATTTGTTGAAGCGCTTTTGTGGCTGGGATATTAG
- a CDS encoding DUF4249 domain-containing protein, protein MKKIASYFVLLIAFLCNSCEEVVEVDLVTAPPKLVIEASIFWEKGTVGNNQKIKLTYTTSYYNTNIPKVNGATVYVKNSSGTIFNFVELSSTGEYICSDFIPVIDETYTLTINNGTNTYTATETLKSVAPITKIVQNNEGGFTGKNIEIKTFFIDPANTPNYYLYKYVYSNQIKSNYYVDEDEFFNGNEFFSISQNDDLKPGDTLEISHFGISKAYFNYMNVLVSIAGNSGGGPFQSPPATVRGNIINTTDAENYPLGYFSLSEVEKKYYTIQ, encoded by the coding sequence ATGAAAAAAATAGCTTCTTATTTCGTTTTACTAATCGCTTTTCTTTGCAACAGTTGTGAAGAGGTTGTCGAAGTAGACTTAGTTACCGCACCGCCAAAATTAGTTATCGAAGCATCGATATTTTGGGAAAAAGGAACAGTAGGAAACAATCAAAAAATAAAGTTGACCTATACAACCAGCTATTACAATACAAATATTCCAAAAGTAAACGGAGCAACAGTTTACGTCAAAAACAGCTCTGGTACTATTTTCAATTTTGTAGAACTTTCCAGCACTGGCGAATACATTTGCAGCGATTTTATTCCTGTTATCGATGAAACATATACACTCACAATTAACAACGGAACCAATACATATACCGCTACCGAAACCCTAAAATCAGTTGCGCCGATAACAAAAATTGTTCAAAACAACGAAGGCGGTTTTACCGGAAAAAATATCGAAATCAAGACATTTTTCATCGATCCGGCCAATACACCCAATTATTATCTGTACAAATACGTGTATTCCAACCAAATTAAATCAAATTATTATGTAGATGAAGATGAGTTTTTCAACGGAAACGAATTTTTCAGTATTTCACAAAATGATGATTTAAAACCCGGCGACACCTTAGAAATCAGTCATTTCGGAATATCAAAAGCCTATTTCAACTACATGAACGTTTTGGTCAGTATCGCAGGAAACAGCGGTGGCGGGCCATTTCAGTCTCCACCGGCGACCGTTCGAGGAAATATAATCAACACCACCGATGCTGAAAATTATCCTTTGGGGTATTTTTCGCTCAGTGAAGTCGAAAAAAAATACTATACAATACAATAA
- the rlmF gene encoding 23S rRNA (adenine(1618)-N(6))-methyltransferase RlmF — MKPKTITEKTNLHPRNLDRFGYDFDQLITISPELEKFVSINEHAIKTIDFSNPEAVKALNKALLNTHFGIQKWDIPANYLCPPIPGRADYIHYLADLLASSNNGIIPEGETVQGLDIGIGANCIYPIIGNAAYGWSFVGTDIDEKAIQNCKKIIQNNPNLIDAISLQSQTESRFIFKNIFTPEDKFTFTICNPPFHNSKEEATKASIRKINNLENTRTKNPVLNFGGQNAELWCEGGEIGFVTQMIYESAKYPMQCLWFTTLVSKKENLSSLYKTLNKVSAVDIKTIDMAQGQKSSRIVAWTFLSQEQQKAWKF, encoded by the coding sequence ATAAAACCCAAAACGATTACTGAAAAGACCAATTTACATCCTCGAAATCTCGATAGATTTGGGTATGATTTTGATCAATTAATAACGATATCTCCTGAACTAGAAAAATTTGTTTCTATCAACGAGCACGCTATAAAAACAATTGACTTCAGTAATCCCGAAGCAGTAAAAGCACTGAATAAAGCATTATTAAACACCCATTTTGGAATACAAAAATGGGATATTCCGGCTAATTATCTTTGTCCGCCAATTCCCGGACGAGCAGATTATATTCATTATTTGGCTGATTTATTGGCTTCAAGCAACAACGGAATTATTCCCGAAGGCGAAACAGTTCAAGGATTGGATATTGGTATTGGAGCCAATTGTATTTATCCAATAATTGGGAATGCCGCTTATGGTTGGAGTTTTGTAGGAACTGATATTGATGAAAAAGCAATTCAGAATTGCAAAAAAATCATCCAGAACAATCCTAATTTAATCGATGCAATCAGCTTGCAATCGCAAACGGAAAGTCGCTTTATCTTTAAAAATATTTTTACTCCCGAAGATAAATTTACGTTCACAATTTGCAATCCGCCGTTTCATAATTCTAAGGAAGAAGCTACAAAAGCGTCCATCCGAAAAATTAATAATTTAGAAAACACCAGAACCAAAAATCCAGTATTGAATTTTGGAGGACAAAACGCAGAATTATGGTGTGAAGGTGGTGAAATTGGCTTTGTAACCCAAATGATTTACGAAAGCGCTAAATACCCGATGCAGTGTTTATGGTTTACAACTTTAGTTTCTAAAAAAGAGAATCTTTCCAGCCTTTACAAGACGTTAAACAAAGTGAGTGCCGTTGACATAAAAACTATCGATATGGCTCAAGGCCAAAAATCAAGCCGAATTGTAGCCTGGACTTTCTTAAGTCAGGAGCAACAAAAAGCATGGAAGTTTTAA